DNA sequence from the Strigops habroptila isolate Jane chromosome 4, bStrHab1.2.pri, whole genome shotgun sequence genome:
TCGCCTCCGCCCGCGGCCCGGTGGTGGCGGCGCTGGGCCCTCGGCTGCAGCGTTGTCTCCGTCACCTGCGGCGTGGGTCGGCGCGGAGGACGCGGTGGCTGTGGGTAGAGCCCCTGGGCTGACGTAGCGGCACAGCGCAGCGGTACCGCGTGTGTGCTGTGCGCGGAACGGTGGTGGTCAGCCCGGGACCGGCGCGAACGCGGTTTCGTTCCTGCCAGAGTTAATACGGCGATTCCTTTGTTGAGATCAGCCCAGGTGTCTGGGACCTGCGGCAGCGAGTAGCGCACTATAGAGTCTGCTGCTCGGTCTGCAGCGACTTCGTTGTAATTACCGCTGAGCATCCGCTTAGTTCTTTGATCCCGACGGATTCCTAATATAACAACTCCCTTTCTGTTGATCTTTGTGGGATGCTGTCATTAAGAGGAAGACTGTATCAGGTGATCGCTGTGCAGTGTGCGCTGTTCCAACTATAACTGTTATCTCACTTTCCTGTAGGTGGATTGGAATTCTTGCTCTTTATGCGGTTCACAAGGGGCGGTTTAACTGTCCCGGGGGAGGATTACTGCACAGCTACTTGCTTGTCCTCCTCATTCTCCTGGCTGCTATAATATGTGCATTATCTGCTCTTGTGTACGTCAGTATGCAAGGTAAACAGTTAATAGTTTATATTAATCTAGTAGGATTGTAAGATATGCTTTTTTGATCTGGAGTtgacattaaaaatgaagcaaaattcaAGTGCTTTAATTGTAGTCAAACTTGAGAAACTGTCAGTATTAATGTATTTGCTTTAATAGTGTTGCCTCTGTTAGTCAAGAATCTAACATAAGTGTACACAACAGGTTAGTGCAGCTAATGGTGATATGTTCACTGTCATCAGAGCACCTTGAAACCTTTCTCTGCATTCACCATTAATACATGAGCTCAGATGCAACACTGTTCAGCCTCTCCAACAGGAATTCAGGGGAAATTATCCAAAATAGTTTTCTCATCCAAAGTGTCCTGTTGGCTTTGCCTTGCATAGGCAGATATCGTCATGACTTGTTAAAGTTCCGTAGCTGCAGTGGGTTACTTGGGGAAAAATACACATAAGAAAGGGATCTGTATAAATGTCATAGTAAAACTAACTCAGTAAGTACTGTTAAATAGAACAGGGCTTACAGCTTGAAGTGAATGGCTAAACATTCCCTTCAAGTAAGTGAAGAGTAAGAACTGCAATACAACTTCTAGTCATTTGTAGAAATGGTTAATTTTGAGCTAAAAAATGCtaaggcagatttttttcctggtgaggCACCTCATTATCACAGTAATGCAAGATTAATTCAAAGTACATGTGTGGTCTCTGCAGTAACAGACGAGACCCCACAATTTCTAATATACTGGTTCTCACAACACACTGTAAATAAAAGTGTTTAAATTATTAAAGTGGAAAGAAGCATGAAGGAAACTATGACAGAGCAGAGATGTGGATGATAATCCTGGCCTTGAATCTGACCACTGTTTTTCCTACAGTttccagaggaggaaaaggaagattagCCAAGTTATGATACTTATATTTATATCAAAGTTGAGGAGGCAGGTGATATAGCTGTAAATAGAAGTGAGAAAAGAGCCTCGGTTGGTATATAAGTACAGCTACAAGGCCATTAGAACTAAGACATGGAAGAATTCTGAGGCTGAATTTCCAAGAAAATTAATGGTGAGATGTCTTGGCCTGGTTATAATGTGAGGGTTTGGGAGCAGTGGTTCTTGCATGACCCTTACACTGTACTAACATGTGCATTAGTGATGGAAGGGGTGCATCTCACTGGAGAACTCACACACTGGGTTGTGgtgctgggaaaggaaagaagttgtTTTCAGGAACCACAGTTCCATCTGATGGTCTCTCTGTAAGCAACCGCACTGCTCTCGTGCAGGCAACAATCCGGGAATGGGAGTAAGTGACCACTGGATCAAGggatttttaaacagctttgtCACTGGATGTGAACCACAGCTTTACAATTGGTAAATAGTTTCCAAAgttgcttttgttctgctgtggtttaagcctTTACAAATTATCCTGCCTACATATGAGCACACACACCCACCACCTCATTACCCTGCGATCAACAAACTGGTTTAGGGAGCTGAGCTGGCCAAAAATTACTCCCTTTTTTATTGCCTGACAGTGCTAAGCTGccaatacagaaaataatctaAGAAGTATTTGTGCTGTAATGGTCCTACGTTTGTTCTGCTAAATACGAATGTGAATTAATGTATTATTTAGTGACTTGGCAAACTTATATTGTGGCCCAGCAAACTAGtatctaaaaatgaaatacttagCCAACTGAAAGCtaaatagaataataataaaagcagtCACCAGAAGTCAAAAGGAACTCTATGTGAGCAAGTGCTCCAGTGTGCCACTTTGGCTTGTGCTGGGCACTGCACTGCTGCCTCATGTTCACTGCAGAACTGCCTCTGCCTAGAGAGTAAGTTTTGGGCATTAGTAGAGGACATCCCGAGAATCACAGAGATAAACCcattgttgtttttcttttcttagcttCAGTAATAACTTTCCATTGACTATGAAAATTTCTTACTTTCTGAAAAGCTCAGATATCCAGGTAGGATTTTATGTACTTAAGATGTGGTCATAaacagtttttgttttaaattctccCTGTGATTTCAGGAACAATTTCTAATCCAGGCCCAAGAAAATCACTTCCCAAGCTACTTTATACTCGCCTACTTCTCTATTTTCCTGAATTCATCTGGGCTGTTGTAGGAGCTGTATGGGTGTCAGACAGCAGTGTGCACTGTGAGAAGACTGTGATAAATGTCATCATGGGGACAGTTATTGCAAGGTAAAGGTTCCTTCCCCCAGATCCAAGTGTATGTAAAATCGAAAATACTGCTGACATGGGTTTTGTACATGTTTATTGAAGGCTTTTCCAGTAGTGGGAGACTTTGATATCATATAAATAATTGTGGTTTCTCATAGAAGGGTTTTCAGTGTAAAAGGAGAAGAATTTGTAAATCTATACAGCTAGAATGAGTTGGTACTCTTTCCTAAACAAGCTTTAGCTACTTGCCCTGAATGAGCATGTGCTAGAGTAAAGGAAAGGAGGTGAAGATCAGAAAGGGTAAGAGGGATAGATGGGAATGCAGAAAACTGGATAAATGCGAAGAGGGTAGTAACCAGATAACTTAATTTTGGTAGTGAAAAATGGAGCCTTCACACCCCTGGGTTGCTATTTCCCAAGCACAGGGCTGTGGTGTTGAGTTTGGTGCCCTGTGTGAAATGAACTGACAGCCTCGTTCATGTGCCTGCTGGAGTGAAAGCCCGGTAACAAGACATGCACCCTTAAGATAGTAGCAGATGGTCTTCATACAGTATTTCATATCCAACTTAGTTTTCTGTCTGTCAAGATCTATAGTTGTGTTTTCTTGTCAGTATCTGGTTTCACAGCCTTTTTATCCcacttccttctgttttgcagctggGTTATCATCATCTTTACCATAATTGGAGTTGTAATCGTCTTTGATCCgcttggggggaaaaagacattttaccTCACCAATAGTGTCAGTCGGAACCTGGAGAGCAGTCAGTCAGGACAGTTGCTGTATAACGTGAAGAACACTGCCACCAGGGTCTGGGAAAAAAGAATCAGGttactgtgctgctgcattgtgCAAGATGATGACCATCGAGTGGCTTTCACAAGTATCGCAGAGCTCTTCCGCGCCTACTTTTCGGTAAGATAGAAAGCTTTATTTATGTTCTCTTTTGACTAACTGAAATTGCAGACCTTGCAACACACATGTACCTTTGGTCAGCCAGAGGTCCCCGTGCCTTCAAATCAGGTTTGAATATGTCAGTTTCAAAACTGAAGGTGATTCTCATACAATGTATACAACACTGATTTTTCCCTCCATTTAACAAAGGTTTCTCTCCCTTCACAAGCATGAAAGGCTGTGGGAAAACAGTATTCTTTCTCCTTAGGTATCTAGTCAGGAGAACAAGGGtgagtttcttttccttgatttGTGAAGATTCAGGCATTTTTCCTACTGATGATGAGTGAGGAGTCATACCCATAGCAAAGAATGTGACTTCTTTCTGACTGTTAGAAGAATGAGCCTCACAGTATGTTAAGGCAGTCTTCCCATTCTGAGCTGCTTCTGAGCACGTGCCAGACTAGAGCGTGCACATGCAGGAAGCTGCTTTTTGGCAACAGCATCTGCCAAATTGGAGTCTGCATCGTGTTGATTCAGCTCAAATTTGTGTCACTTACTGCTTGGGCAGTCATAGTTCAGTGTTGACTTTGAAATCTGTCCATGATTTCAAGACTAGTAGTTCTTAAGTTCTTAAGTTCAAGACTTAATAAACTAGTACTGTTTATTAAGCAGTACTTGGGCATGCGGATTATAGCAACAGCCTACTCAGTGGCTTATAGGGTAAAGGGCGTGAGTACTGTGGCAAGATGACTGACCCAGATAGTTCAGTATAAACCCTTCAGCCTTGTCCTATGTAAAATCCCTCTTAGTTGTTCTCAGTGTAGAGGACTTTTCACACAGTGTGTCAAAAGTGATCAGTTCTACACAGCGGTGTAGAACAGTGATCAGTAATGTCTGGATGATTGCTACATGGCTGAGCGTGTCCTCAGCTGAAAAAGCACcttttatttgatattttcttAAGTGATGAAAATCATGGGTAGAATTGTCATCAGtcttactgaagaaaatattcagtatgTACAGAAGGTGTGGGAGGTTGGATGCTGCTGTGACCTGTGTCTTCAGTGCACATTCCCTCTGagtgaaatgtatttatttataaacagaagaaatacaattCCATGTGCATTTGCTTACGAGGTGGTTTTGCCATGTTGAGGTGTGGGATGGTTTTAAGCgctctttcatttctttgtacAGGACACTGATCTGGTGCCAAGTGACATAGCAGCTGGTTTGACTCTGCTCCATCAAGAGCAAGATAAAATGGAAAGTTGCCCAAAAGAGCCTGAAGAAGTCTTGTGTCATTCTCCGTCATCTCTTGTGGTAAGTTAGGGTTGTCGCAGCCTCTGGCCTAATGTGCTCTAGGAGATGGTGCCAGGTCAAATTGAAACACGGTTCTTTGTgcaagggttttgttttctttaccaAAATTAAACACTACTATAAAAATTCACAacaatttaaattattaataaatacagtgaaaacaTCTTGATGAGTTTGCAGTCAAAACGTTTATCTGCTTTTGCATAACTAACAGGGAATTAAGTGCAAAAAGGGAAGAACCATGTAAGATATTTAATCATTGTTGAAGAGCCAGGAGAGAaagggaacagagagaaaatttaatatttatactATTCACAGAACTGAAAAGCTAGTCTTTTAATATTGTGGTCTGTTTAGATTATGCCTGCTGTAAATAACCAGACAAGGTAAGAAACAAAAGTAGCATCTTTAAAATGATTGCAGATTTACAGTTTGCTAATTGATTTTTGCTAGTTTTCTATGGTAAAATGCCTTTGTAAATTATTTCGCCCTCTTTTGGTCTGTGTTTCATAGAAGTACATAATTTTACTTCAACCAGTGCATTGCTGTCAAACTCCTTTTGTATCCAGCCAGTATGATGGGGTCATGCTGAAGAAGTCTTTGCCAAAGATATCTGCTACAGACTCTTTAGTTGGTCTTTTGACATCCTTTTAAGTAACATATTTGGAGTGAATGTTGTTTTCAGTATTGAGCTTATCAGTGTGTAAGTTTTGGAAGAAATGGATTTAATAATAGCTTTTCAAGATTCCTGAGCTGTGTAGCTGTATAAACAAACACAGACTTTTTCCTGGAATATGACTGGCTATTTTTAGTTCCTCTTAGGCCTCGAGGTTTTCCTTTTGGATAGTGTGTGTTTCATCGTGCCTTCATTTCCATTAGTCTGTGTACAGATTTTATTCCTGGCCTACCTAACAcaccttccttcctctttgtccttccttttctttccctgtgtcCTTTCAGACAGATGATTTGGATATTGAATTGGAGAATGCTGCTCACTATATgctgtttgctgcagctgcttatGGCTGGCCCTACTATGTCTACACCAACCCATTTACTGCACTCTGTAAGCTCAATGGTGACTGGTAGGTTTGATCAAGAGCTTAAAACCACGTAGCTTCCTTTTATGTAACTAGCgttagcagaaataaaatagtttcaATAGTAGTATTTTTGTTGCATTAAATTATATCACTCCTGGGAGTACATGAGCTTGACGGGTAGAGTTATCTTTCACAAATGCAGtagaaacaaaatttcagtgtcttttcagcttgtttttttttcttaaggaaagcTTATGATTGAGATAAATCAGTAAAATGACAAAGGGAGAATTGGAATTAAACCAAGCATGGTTTAAAATGCGGCTTTTTAGCACTGCCTTTGGGgcacatatgtatgtatagaaATAAAAGTGTATCAACAATTTTCCCTGTCTTAAAGATATTAGCAAAAGTTGCCTGTCCCTCCAGCCTccattttattccctttgcCTCTTTTATTCAAAAAAATGTTCATAGTCATATTGAAGTATGTGTAATGCTGTGCAGGATTGCTCTATATTTAAGTGACCATTGACATTTGTGGCTGTAACCACAATTCTCTTAATCAGTAACATGAAATACaacatacagaaatataaatgacTTGGGAAAAAATTGCCACATAACACGATGGATACAACATGAGATAAGCCTGATGTACAGAACTTGTtttgaatttcctttttgtttgtttgtattttctgtcattgGCCTGTAGTCTTAAGGATTCTTCTCTTACTGCATTGTTTGCTCTGGTGATAGTCTTGTAGCAATGGTGCGTTTGCCAGTCCTTGAACTGAAAATGTGTTGCGTGCTGCTCATACAAAACCAGGCTTGTGGGCAGAGGTAACATCTTGTATCAGACTACTGGTACTATtgcaaaaccaaatcaaaaagAGCTTTTGATTCCTGGCAGAAATCCTTCTGCAAAAGTAACTAAGTTTGATTCCTTGAAAGGAAGCCTAAAAAATTAGAGCATGaaagtttttctcttctgtgtgtttgttaGTTGCAGAAATAGACCAACAGATTCTGATATAACTGGCAGTGATCGTCATAACTTTCACTTTGGATCCATCCTAAGAATAACAGGACTGCAGTACAGAGACTTCATTCATATCAGTTTTCATAACAAGGTAAACAGTCTGGACAGGCATTCAGCAAAAACACTTAGTGATTAATTCAGGGAAAGCAACGGGTGAAGTTTCTAGTTTGCCTTCAGCATTTATAAGGTGCAAGAATCAATGCCAAATGAAAACAGGCCCTGAAACTTTCAATTCTGATTttgggcttgtttgtttttctaatctAAAGGAACAGCCACAAAATCATTGACATAAGTCTGTCTCAGTATTGCAAAAAAGGCACGTAGGATAAGTTGATAAGAAAGTAATTCAGCTTCTTTCCATAATGTAATAGAGAACTCAATAAAAGAGCTTTCAGAAGGTGAGAACAAATGCTTACTCTTACAAAAACTTGCTGTCTTTACTGattacatttttcctctccagatCTATGAGATTccattttttgttgctttggatCACAAAAAAGAAGCTATTGTGGTTGCAGTGAGAGGAACCTTGTCCTTTGAGGTATCATCCATCTGATAGAAATAATTAGCTTTACAGAAATGGGTGAACTCCCAGTAATGAGAGGAAATTGTCTTATGCTGGCACATTTAAGAATAACTCACTCATAGGTGTGAATTTTCCAGGCTTAAGTTGTAAGTCCTCTTGTCTTTGGATGGGTAATATTCCTGTGCCACTGGAAGAGAGTGTGAAGGGTGGGTGGTGGTAATTCCTTTGTGAACAGAGGTGCATTTGTAATGCTTGTGTTTGCAGCTTGGAAATAGTTGCTGAAATCAGGACTGTGATGGCTGTATTTGGGTGGTGGTTTATGATGGGTTGTGTTCTGGTGCTTATACACTTGGAAGTCAGGCTGTTGATGTCCGTGTGACAGTGCCAACTAGCAGAGCATGGGCCATGAAGCCCTGCAGAGAGGTCTGACAAAAGCTCTCTTGTTCACAGGACATTCTCACTGATCTGTCAGCAGATTGTGAAGACTTGACACTGGAGGATGTTCTAGAGAATGGCTTTGTGCATAAGGTGTGTGCAGTCAGTGGCTATCGATAGATCATCTCATCCGTAAGGAATCTATAAACACCTGGGATCCTTTAGTTAAACACATCTCACATCTTGTGAGATGGATTgcaaatttatttcagtgtcttgGTTGCATCACATACTGCCTCTGGAACTGCAAGCTAGAATTTGTAATCCTCTTGGCAGACTTCATGTCCGTATTAAATATTCTAAGAACTTTTTAGCCATTACATATAAGATCATGTGGTTGTAACTAGACCTCTGTCAGGAGCATGAGAAAGTGAAGATCAGCTTTGCAAAAGGGAAGTTGCTCTGTGATGGTGTTGTATTTAAAGTATACGTGTCTCACACTTCAGATTAGATGTACCCTTCTAACTTTGAATGCTGTCTTGTAGGGAATAACTCAAGCTGCAAACTACATCTATCAGAAGCTAATAAATGATGGAATTTTAAACCAGGCTTTCACAATTGCTCCAGTAAGTTACCTTCTAAATAATCTGgtttgccagaaaaaaaaccacacagctttttctctgtctATGCTTCAGTCTTCTCTCTTTGTCTGTAGGAATATAAACTTGTGATAGTTGGTCACAGTTTGGGTGGTGGAACAGCTTCTATACTGGCAATCATGCTCAGGAACTCTTTCCCAACATTAAGGTGTTACGCCTTTTCTCCCCCAGGAGGACTGTTAAGGTAAGAGACTTCTGTAACTTTGTTCTGTGCCAAAGATGTAAAAATTTTCCAGGTAGTTGACATACATTAGATAATAACTGTGTTAAGAGTTTGTTTATGCATTGTCCACTAGAATTGGATTTGCTCCATCCTGAGTTACAATTGAGTTCTTGGGGGaatatttcagaatgaaatgtaTCTAGTGAATTTTTTATACTATCAGGTAGTATAATTAgagtttaaattaaaagttttggaaataaaatgctcACCTGACTCGTCTACCTTGGCGTGTTTGACATCTACACATACCATTATAATCAGCACTGAAGTTACTCTATCGTCTGTAGCGAGTAGATCTGAAAGCGTACTGAAGAACTggctgcaaatgctgctgctgttgcctcagttgtgtttttattaaattataatGATCATCATAAAACTGAGGTGTGTATATCTCTTTAGTGTATCTAAAATGTGTCTCTTTTTTGTTAAAGCAAATCACTTGCAGATTACACGAAGCACTTCATTGTTTCAGTCAttgttggaaaggaccttgtGGCAAGGTGAGatggaaatacttttaaattgcTCTTTCAGGCATGTGTTAGATTGCAGAGAATGGCAGGCTTGGCTTTACCTtattctgtgtgtgtttaaacaGGTTAAGTATGCCCAACATGGAGGATTTAAAGAGGAGAATAGTGAGAATTGTGGCAAACTGCAACAGACCCAAGGTAACTAAACATAGTTCTGGTTTAAGTCGGGGAAATTGCTACCTCGGTTCAGCCCTAGCTTTAATGAAGGGACAATTGGTGTGTGTATTTTTGATCTTAACGATGAGAGTTACAGTTATGTTTTGGAACAGaagtgtttgtttcttaattCAGTAACATTTGTTTTAGTCTCTTATCCTATAAAGCTGTCTTGTTGGAAATTAAGATTCAATAAGACCCGGAAGATACCTGTGCACAACTTCCAAGGCCCAAAATTATCTATTTGCTAGTTTTGCTGATAAGGAAACTTGAAAATGgggagaaacaaacaaaccagctaaaatactgaaaaaaataagtaagatTACTTACTTTAATAACTATTTAGTATCAGTAAGTAGTCAAATTAGTGGATTTACCTAAATTTTACCTTCAGAAttcatttggaaagcaaatatttctctgtCACAGTGCTAATTGCTTACCTCTTCTTTTCACTGTTAGTGAAAAACAGTGTCTTGAAGGTGCTGAATCATTATAGTGTGAGGAAGGTGATAGTGGAGGTAGAGAGGAGTGGCTTAAAGATTGCTGCTTCTGAACATCTAAAGCTAAATCTGCTGTACCCACAAGATGTCCAGGTAACCCCAGGATGAGGAGTCATGTAAAGGACGTGGGTGATGTTGTAAATACAGAATAAGATAATGGACAGTTAGAAGTTTCAGGTACAAGAAAACCTACATCTGCAGAGCTGAATCCACCCCGAGTAATTCAACTGGTGAAGAATGTCATGGTTTTGGTCGTGTTACTAGTGGTTTAGGTTAGCTATTGGTGAAATAGATAATACTGTGGGGAAAATTCAGTAAGGAGTTTTTACCAAACAGAAAGTTAGGGGAGCATGTGCATAAAGTCATTTTCAATCTTCTGATTGTAGTTTCAGGTGATGTGCATGCAAATGCACAACTATGAGTAGGTTAGTTGAAGAGATGCCAAACCTCAATTcaactgtttctttctgaattcaGTACCAGATCTTGCTGCGGGGGTGTTGGTATGAAGTATTTGGAGGAGATCCGGATGACTTCCCAACCGAGCTGGATGGCAGAAACCAAGATGCCCTCACCCAGCCACTTCTAGCTGAGGAGAGCTTAATGGTTCATCGGTCACCGTCATACAACACCCTCGACGATGAATCGCACCTCAATTCACCACCTCAGTATCCTCGTCTGTATCTCCCTGGCAAGATTATCCATATTGTAGAAGAATCCAGCTCTAGGAGGTAAGTAGAGTAACAAATACCACTGTCCTGTTTGCCTAAAATCTACTTAAAGCTGCTTCTCACTTTCAAAGTATGTGTTTCCAGCTCTGCATCTCATCTGCATCTCCAGTACCCATCTTTGGTTATCAGGCATTAGCCAgcctttcagttttcattctgtgcctccctgctgctttcGGTTTCACTTCAAGCCCTGGAAACTGTTGGTCTTTGTGCTCTTGTGCCTTTCCTTGCCTGTATATTGCATGTGCTCAAGTGATGATTTTAAACAGACAGTTCAGCTCAGCTTTGGCATGCTGCAGTTCCTGCCTGAGACTGCAGATCTTGCAGTCTTACGTTCTGCTAGTAGTGAAGTGATCACAAAATACCCTGTTATTGAGTAGTCACTGAAATATTGGTGATAAGAAGGAGACAAAATACTGCCCATAATACTGGCCTAGCCAGACAGGAGAGGTCTAGCCCCACAGTAACCAGTGTGCCCAtgcagcctttgctttcctgtccTTGTCTGCTTTTTTGTGGATGCAGGAAGGTGGGACAAAGACAGCAGGAAGGCTGAAACTGCTGGGAGGGTGAGGATTGTGGTGGTATTGGGGCAGTGGTATGTTTAGCAGcatttttttgggttttattgaTGTTAGGGTTTTTTAGACAAAGCAATCTGAACCAGCCCACAAGCTAGACTGCACTTGATATCCTCTCCTGTTTcactctgaaacagaaataagagtATCTGTAACTTGTACAAAACCATTctaccaaagggaaaaaagagaaaaaggctggagaagaaaccacttttttcctcccattcaGTAGATTAGTATTTTGTTTAAGTTTCACACCTTAGATGTTGAACAATTTTACTACTGGTTTTACAAGTTAGATACCTTAACACCTGTGACCTGGCAGGTTTCCTCAATGGCTCTTCTGATGCTCTTCTGATTTACTTTCAGTTCATTTCTTATCCTTTATTTACTACACAGCACAGCAATTGGTCATGGTTTTTTCCTCAATTGGACTAGCACACAAGAGCCCCTATCATGTActgttctgtaaaataaaatcctaaatACATCATATGTGCAGTATTAAATCTAGTGTCCAGTCTTCTACTGGTACATCTGTGACTTACTCCCTACATTTGACATTGATCATGTGGCTGTGCAGTGCTTAACCCCTCACCCCCTTTGCTCAGGCTGTAGCCTGTGTTTCTTTGGGTGGGATGATTCGATTTGCTCAGTTCTTTCCCTGTGAAGGCACTGTGTAATTTGGTGGTGTTCTGCCTTCAGGACAAGTAATGGCATTATTTCCAGCTGTGTGCTGAAGGGCTGAACTGTGGCTCTTTGGGAAAAGGTTCTGGTTCCTCCCTGAGCAGGGACAGAAGCCTCAAGGTTGTCAGTTCCAGGCTTGGCACTGGGCACCACATCCAACAGTCTGAGCTGTTTTATGTtatggtgtgttttgttttaggtGGTGCTCTTCAGATATTAAATACACGGCGAGATGGTCAAACGAAACAGtcttcagcagcattttaataAGTCCCAAGATGATAACAGACCACATGCCAGACGTTGTGCTCAAAGCGCTGAACAGTTTGTCTCAGGAACACAGATCATGTATTTCTTGTCAGACTCGAGAATGTAACACCAATGTGGTGTAGCCAGAGCTCACCGAGGTGAGGGGGTTTTCACTGCAGGTTTCAGGTATTCAGGGACCATTCCACTTTCATACCCACGTGGATTTCAGAACTTTTTTCTCACATTGCATAAAGTAAACAAGGGTCTTCATGCCCTTGGCTCTGCAGCGACCTTGCGTGGCAGGAGGCTGGTTAAAGCAGTCTGCACTTGCGCTGAAGGTTGAGCTTTTACAAACCATGATGGTATGACACGTCCCAGCTGAGCCGGTGGATGCTGGAGCATGAGAGCTGAGATGCCAGCTGAGTACTTGACCAAAgtgagcgtgtgtgtgtgtgcagacagCTCGGCCTATGTGTGAGCGCCAGACctgaaaaatggtaaaaaatcCAGTTCTGCTTCACAGTCCCATCCTGCCACTGCCCGTGACCGGCCTGTGCAGAGCCTGGAGGTGCTGTGTGGAGGGAGTTCAGTGACAGCAGCCCCTTGGTGCACGAGCGGCTGCCCCAGCGCAGCGGCTGGTGAGGGGTAAGTGTGCAGGTCTGGGGCAGGTCAGGGAGCAGAGTTTGTGGTGTGAAGGGCAGCCCCACGGGGTGGTTCTCATTGATTGCActatttttcttactgattgTGGTAGCACCCGGGGGCAAGGGGTGTCGTGGTTAAATGCTGCTTGGACATACGTGTGCAATATTCTTTTATCTGTTGTTTGTAGTTGTTGAGCCATGTAACTACGTTTATTGATTTTAAACTAACCCCTACTCAAACTACTTAatgagaagattaaaaaaacccaaccctttaTTCATCTTAACTAGTGGCATCATCTTAGTCACTAGCTCTGACTACAGAGAGCACCTATCCAATTCTGCCAAAAATATGTAACCAGTTATACTAATTTTAAATGGATTCTTTGTTTCCAGTGTGCaactatttttaactttttttaaggCTCAGCAGTagttcttatttaaaaaaaaaattaaaagtagtaTAATGTGTTTGAGAAAACTCTGTGGCTGTTCTTGCAGTGATACTTGATATGG
Encoded proteins:
- the DAGLB gene encoding sn1-specific diacylglycerol lipase beta isoform X3 translates to MPGLVVFGRRWAIGSDDFVLPGAFELFVRLLWWIGILALYAVHKGRFNCPGGGLLHSYLLVLLILLAAIICALSALVYVSMQGTISNPGPRKSLPKLLYTRLLLYFPEFIWAVVGAVWVSDSSVHCEKTVINVIMGTVIASWVIIIFTIIGVVIVFDPLGGKKTFYLTNSVSRNLESSQSGQLLYNVKNTATRVWEKRIRLLCCCIVQDDDHRVAFTSIAELFRAYFSDTDLVPSDIAAGLTLLHQEQDKMESCPKEPEEVLCHSPSSLVTDDLDIELENAAHYMLFAAAAYGWPYYVYTNPFTALCKLNGDCCRNRPTDSDITGSDRHNFHFGSILRITGLQYRDFIHISFHNKIYEIPFFVALDHKKEAIVVAVRGTLSFEDILTDLSADCEDLTLEDVLENGFVHKGITQAANYIYQKLINDGILNQAFTIAPEYKLVIVGHSLGGGTASILAIMLRNSFPTLRCYAFSPPGGLLSKSLADYTKHFIVSVIVGKDLVARLSMPNMEDLKRRIVRIVANCNRPKYQILLRGCWYEVFGGDPDDFPTELDGRNQDALTQPLLAEESLMVHRSPSYNTLDDESHLNSPPQYPRLYLPGKIIHIVEESSSRRYGGVRCKLLV
- the DAGLB gene encoding sn1-specific diacylglycerol lipase beta isoform X1, whose protein sequence is MPGLVVFGRRWAIGSDDFVLPGAFELFVRLLWWIGILALYAVHKGRFNCPGGGLLHSYLLVLLILLAAIICALSALVYVSMQGTISNPGPRKSLPKLLYTRLLLYFPEFIWAVVGAVWVSDSSVHCEKTVINVIMGTVIASWVIIIFTIIGVVIVFDPLGGKKTFYLTNSVSRNLESSQSGQLLYNVKNTATRVWEKRIRLLCCCIVQDDDHRVAFTSIAELFRAYFSDTDLVPSDIAAGLTLLHQEQDKMESCPKEPEEVLCHSPSSLVTDDLDIELENAAHYMLFAAAAYGWPYYVYTNPFTALCKLNGDCCRNRPTDSDITGSDRHNFHFGSILRITGLQYRDFIHISFHNKIYEIPFFVALDHKKEAIVVAVRGTLSFEDILTDLSADCEDLTLEDVLENGFVHKGITQAANYIYQKLINDGILNQAFTIAPEYKLVIVGHSLGGGTASILAIMLRNSFPTLRCYAFSPPGGLLSKSLADYTKHFIVSVIVGKDLVARLSMPNMEDLKRRIVRIVANCNRPKYQILLRGCWYEVFGGDPDDFPTELDGRNQDALTQPLLAEESLMVHRSPSYNTLDDESHLNSPPQYPRLYLPGKIIHIVEESSSRRWCSSDIKYTARWSNETVFSSILISPKMITDHMPDVVLKALNSLSQEHRSCISCQTRECNTNVV
- the DAGLB gene encoding sn1-specific diacylglycerol lipase beta isoform X2; translated protein: MPGLVVFGRRWAIGSDDFVLPGAFELFVRLLWWIGILALYAVHKGRFNCPGGGLLHSYLLVLLILLAAIICALSALVYVSMQGTISNPGPRKSLPKLLYTRLLLYFPEFIWAVVGAVWVSDSSVHCEKTVINVIMGTVIASWVIIIFTIIGVVIVFDPLGGKKTFYLTNSVSRNLESSQSGQLLYNVKNTATRVWEKRIRLLCCCIVQDDDHRVAFTSIAELFRAYFSDTDLVPSDIAAGLTLLHQEQDKMESCPKEPEEVLCHSPSSLVTDDLDIELENAAHYMLFAAAAYGWPYYVYTNPFTALCKLNGDCCRNRPTDSDITGSDRHNFHFGSILRITGLQYRDFIHISFHNKIYEIPFFVALDHKKEAIVVAVRGTLSFEDILTDLSADCEDLTLEDVLENGFVHKGITQAANYIYQKLINDGILNQAFTIAPEYKLVIVGHSLGGGTASILAIMLRNSFPTLRCYAFSPPGGLLRLSMPNMEDLKRRIVRIVANCNRPKYQILLRGCWYEVFGGDPDDFPTELDGRNQDALTQPLLAEESLMVHRSPSYNTLDDESHLNSPPQYPRLYLPGKIIHIVEESSSRRWCSSDIKYTARWSNETVFSSILISPKMITDHMPDVVLKALNSLSQEHRSCISCQTRECNTNVV